A part of Ptychodera flava strain L36383 chromosome 11, AS_Pfla_20210202, whole genome shotgun sequence genomic DNA contains:
- the LOC139143163 gene encoding gastrula zinc finger protein XlCGF57.1-like — MKIHGNEKLFVCKICGKTYAQNRDLRYHVRTHRTTVCKVCGRGFSKNEDLKRHIRTHTNGKLFDSEVCDREFTQSGHLKDHTRTHLKEKAFVCKVCGKVFAQKGSLKCHIRTHTREKPFVCKVCGKGFAQNGSLTRHIRTHSKEKPFVCKICGKGFPHSGSLNSHIRTHSNEKPFVCKVCGKGFVFNQGLKCHIRTHTKEKPFVCKVCDKSFSQSSHLKTHNRTHTKEKPFVCKICGKGFPHSGSLNSHIRVHTKEKPFVCKVCGKGFVFNQGLKCHIRIHTNEKPFVCKVCGKGFSQSGGLNSHIGTHSNEKPFVCKVCGKGFAENGSLTCHIRTHTKEKPFVCKICGKE; from the coding sequence ATGAAGATTCATGGCAATGAAAAGCtgtttgtttgtaaaatatgtggAAAGACTTATGCACAAAATAGAGATCTAAGATATCATGTGAGAACACATAGAACTAcggtctgcaaagtgtgtggaagaggtttttcaaaaaatgaagatCTTAAACgccacatcaggacacataccAATGGAAAGCTGTTTGACTCCGAAGTGTGCGACCGAGAATTTACTCAAAGTGGGCATCTCAAAGACCACACCAGGACACATTTAAAGGAAAAAGcctttgtctgcaaagtgtgtggtaaagTTTTTGCACAGAAAGGAAGTCTTAAAtgtcacatcaggacacatacaagagaaaagccatttgtctgcaaagtgtgtggcaaagGTTTTGCACAGAATGGAAGTCTCACACGTCACATCAGGACACACTCAaaagaaaagccatttgtctgcaaaataTGTGGAAAGGGTTTTCCACATAGTGGAAGTCTAAATAGTCACATCAGGACACActcaaatgaaaagccatttgtctgcaaagtgtgtggcaagggttttGTATTTAACCAAGGTCTGAAATgccacatcaggacacatacaaaagaaaagccatttgtctgcaaagtgtgtgacaAAAGTTTTTCACAGAGTTCACATCTCAAAACTCATAACAGGacacatacaaaagaaaagccatttgtctgcaaaataTGTGGAAAGGGTTTTCCACATAGTGGAAGTCTAAATAGTCACATCAGGGtacatacaaaagaaaagccatttgtctgcaaagtgtgtggcaagggttttGTATTTAACCAAGGTCTGAAATGCCACATCAggatacatacaaatgaaaagccttttgtctgcaaagtatgtggcAAGGGTTTTTCACAGAGTGGAGGTCTAAATAGTCACATCGGGACACActcaaatgaaaagccatttgtctgcaaagtgtgtggcaaagGTTTTGCAGAGAATGGAAGTCTCACAtgtcacatcaggacacatacaaaagaaaagccatttgtctgcaaaataTGTGGTAAAGAGTAG